The following coding sequences lie in one Rutidosis leptorrhynchoides isolate AG116_Rl617_1_P2 chromosome 6, CSIRO_AGI_Rlap_v1, whole genome shotgun sequence genomic window:
- the LOC139853432 gene encoding ABC transporter I family member 1-like has protein sequence MSLCGPPLPRLLLNNVSCMRNAQQILRHTNISIQDGGSLVLTCANGSGKSTFLRMLAGFSKPSSGEILWNGHDITKSGVFHQYKFQLNWLSLKEAIKSNFSVLDNVQWFEVLEHKMGKSLPALEFMGLGILANEKARMLSMGQRKRLQLTRVIAMDMPIWLLDEPLVALDDEGVKLLEQMIADHRSQGGIVIVGTRLPIEIEDAMILRLPPRFSRRITLVDMLPPLRRNRKKKYQLLAMPDSEMVFIEPFIRCTQIWRIPLSGDECVEANIVDIGVVLLRGTQVLSTVDPGFTVSACAIAPDGTEAIVKLKNMLYHTARINSLAWSPDNTMVATGSLDTCVIVYEVSKPASSRITVKGANLGGVYAVAFVDNNTVVSSGEDACIRLCI, from the exons ATGTCCCTATGTGGGCCCCCACTTCCTCGGCTACTTCTTAACAACGTTTCTTGCATGAGAAACGCACAACAAATCTTACGCCACACAAACATATCCATTCAGGACGGTGGATCCCTTGTACTCACATGTGCAAATGGGTCAGGCAAGTCTACATTCTTACGCATGTTAGCCGGATTCTCCAAACCATCATCTGGTGAGATTCTATGGAACGGGCACGACATAACCAAATCAGGAGTTTTCCACCAATACAAATTTCAACTCAACTGGCTCTCATTAAAAGAAGCCATAAAAAGCAACTTCTCAGTTCTAGATAACGTTCAGTGGTTTGAAGTTCTTGAACATAAAATGGGTAAATCTTTACCCGCTCTAGAGTTCATGGGTCTGGGGATATTAGCCAATGAGAAAGCACGAATGCTTTCAATGGGTCAAAGAAAAAGATTGCAACTTACAAGAGTAATTGCTATGGATATGCCAATTTGGCTGCTTGATGAGCCTTTGGTTGCTTTGGATGATGAAGGTGTGAAACTATTGGAGCAGATGATTGCAGATCATAGGAGTCAGGGTGGAATAGTCATTGTAGGCACACGTTTACCGATTGAAATTGAAGATGCTATGATCTTAAGATTGCCTCCAAGGTTTTCAAGAAGAATTACTTTAGTAGACATGCTTCCCCCATTGAG gagaaacagaaaaaaaaaataccaaCTGCTAGCAATGCCTGATAGTGAAAT GGTTTTTATTGAACCATTCATTCGTTGTACACAGATTTGGAGAATTCCTCTAAGTGGAGATGAATGTGTAGAAGCAAATATTGTTGACATTG GTGTCGTCCTCCTCCGTGGTACACAAGTTTTGTCAACCGTTGACCCAGGGTTTACAGTAAGTGCCTGCGCAATCGCCCCTGATGGAACAGAAGCTATT GTGAAGCTAAAGAACATGTTATATCACACAGCTCGTATAAACAGTTTAGCTTGGTCTCCTGATAACACCATGGTTGCAACCGGATCTTTGGACACATGTGTGATTGTATATGAAGTAAGCAAGCCAGCTTCAAGCCGTATAACAGTAAAGGGTGCCAATTTGGGCGGGGTTTACGCAGTCGCATTTGTTGATAACAACACTGTCGTGAGTTCTGGTGAAGACGCTTGCATTCGTTTATGCATATAA